The following nucleotide sequence is from uncultured Draconibacterium sp..
CAGTCTTTCGAAAATTAAAATGATAAGTACCTACAAAGAAATTGGTGAAGTACTTGAAAAAAATGAAATGCCACCAAAAAAATTTCTGGAAAGATTTCCTGATAAAGCATTAAGTGAAGATCATAAACAACTGTTATTGGATTGGTCGAAAAAAGAAGCCGAGGCCTTGGTTAAAGGAATGTAATATGCGCCGAATACTTCGATTCTTATTAATAACATTGCTGCTTGTTTTTGTCGTTATTCAGTTTTTTCAAACCGAAAAAAATAACGAAGAAATAAGCAGCAATCATATTTTTAACCAGGAAGAAGTTCCTGAGAACATACGTAATATACTTACGAATGCGTGTTTAGATTGCCACTCGAACACAACAAATTACTGGTGGTACAATCACATTGCCCCGGTATCGTGGATGGTGGCAGATCATATAAACGAAGGAAAATCAGAACTTAATTTTTCGGAATGGGCAAACATGGATATTTTTGAAAAAATTACAATTCTGGAAGAAATTTGCCAGGAAACAGAACGGAAATCGATGCCGTTAAAATCTTATCGTGCTATCCACCCGAAAGCGAAATTAAGTGACGAACAGATTGCGGAGCTCTGCAACTGGACCACAAAACTTGCCGAAGAATTGCTTGCAAACGCCGCCGGCGAATAAGTTTTTACTAAAACTCTCATAAATATTATCTTTACCCAAAACAGGAAAAAATGAAAGTTTTGGTAATGTATATTGACGAGTTTTCGTACCAGCCGGCACGCAAAAATCTCGACGAAGTGGAAGATATTACGGAAGGTGCTGCATTTTCTGATTCGATACTGGCCTTTATTCAGGTAGAAGAAAGCGATGAAGAGAAAGATGTAAAAAGCCAGGAAAAAAAACTGGTTAATCATTTAAAATGGACCGCCCGAAAAAACAATTGCAAGAGTGTAATTCTTCACTCGTTCGCTCACCTTTCGGAATCGAAAGCATCGGTTGATTTTACCAAAGAACTTTTCGATCTGGCAGAGAAACGACTGCAAAACGCCGATTTTACAACAGCACAAACACCATTTGGTTATTTCCTCGATTTGAATATTAAAGCGCCTGGATTTTCTTTAGCACGAATTTGGGCAACACTTTAGACGGTTTAAATATTAGTGAAAAGGATTAAATAATCGAGGCTTTATTCTATCATTCGGTGTTGTATTTCCAAATCTGATTTCGCATAAATAAATTCACCTATCTTTGCCGAAAATTAGTATACATGAAATTCGAGGAATATTCCATATCGAACACCATAAAAACCAACCTTGCAAAAAACGGATTCCGTCGTCCTACCGACATTCAGTTTAAAGCAATTCCTCCCGTTTTAAGAGGCGAAGATGTTTTGGCCATTGCTCAAACCGGAACAGGAAAAACTGCGGCTTTTGCTATTCCGGTAATTCACAACATTCAACAGGCCAAGTTAAGTCAACATGTTCAGGGAATAAGCTGCCTTGTTATGGTTCCAACTCACGAGTTGGCAAAACAGATCAACGAGGTGTTTGTTTCCATTTCAAAAAATACAGGTGTGAAAACTACCGTAATTATTGGTGGTGTTGATCAGGATCCTCAAATCGACCGATTAAAAAGCGGAACCGACGTTTTGGTTGCTACACCCGGTCGCTTGTTCGATTTGGTTAGCCAGGGCCATCTAAAGCTTCATGGTGTAAAAACCTTGATACTGGACGAAGCCGATCATATGCTCGACCTTGGTTTTATCAACGATATTAACGATTTGATTCGTTTTCTTCCTTCAAAGCGACAAACCTTGTTTTTTTCGGCCACTATAAATAAAAAGATCAAAAAGCTGGCCTATTCATTGGTTAATAAGCCAATTCGCATTCAAATTTCGCCTAAAAATCCGGTAGCAAAAACCATCGAGCACCAGGTTGCCTTTATTGAAATGGATGATAAAAGAGCTTTTCTTGAACGCTTGGTTGATGAAAATCCCAATGCCAAAATTCTGGCTTTTGTGCGCACAAAAGTACGTGCCGAACGTGTGAAAAAAGCGATGGCTCGTGTTGAAATTGAAAGCGACACCATTCATAGTGATAAAGACCAAACAGAACGTGACCAAACAATGACACGTTTTAAAAGTGGTGCACTTAAATTACTGATTGCAACTGATGTAAGTGCCCGTGGAATTGATATTCCTAATGTTGATTTTGTGGTTAATTACGACCTGCCCGAAGTAGCCGAAAACTACGTTCACCGCGTAGGACGAACCGGTCGTGGAAACCAAAAAGGTAAAGCTGTTTCTTTCTGCAGTGCCGAAGAACGTGAGATACTGGACGAAATTGAAAGCTTTTTGGGGAAAGACATTCATCGACTCGAAATTGAAAAAAAGGACTACAAAGAGACTTTGGATTTTACAAAAGACACCGATTACAACTGGCAAAAGTTGATGCGCGAAAACGAACGCGAATTAAAAGAGGTGAAAAAGAAGAAGAAAAAGAAAAAGTAAAGGTTATCACTTACCTTCTATTTTATGCATGACAATATTACGCAGCTCTGCGGTTGTCATCCAGGTACATATTCCAAACGGTTTTGAAAGTGAAACTTCCGGCCGGATACTCAATTTGTGACCGGCATAATAAAATTCAACCAGTTTTCCTTCGTCAATCCAGGCGCTGATATTCGTTTCTGAAACCCGCAGCCGGATAGTATACCAAACCTCCTTTTCAAAGTTCTTTAGCACCTGAGTTTCGTTCTCCGAAGCATCGTTACCATCAATAGTGCTCAATCCTACAACCGGGCCTCCCCATCCTCCTACAACCAACGAGCAATAATTTTCGTTTACGGGGAAAGTAAGTCCACAGAAAAAGTCGTTTCCGACC
It contains:
- a CDS encoding heme-binding domain-containing protein, yielding MRRILRFLLITLLLVFVVIQFFQTEKNNEEISSNHIFNQEEVPENIRNILTNACLDCHSNTTNYWWYNHIAPVSWMVADHINEGKSELNFSEWANMDIFEKITILEEICQETERKSMPLKSYRAIHPKAKLSDEQIAELCNWTTKLAEELLANAAGE
- a CDS encoding threonyl-tRNA synthetase editing domain-containing protein produces the protein MKVLVMYIDEFSYQPARKNLDEVEDITEGAAFSDSILAFIQVEESDEEKDVKSQEKKLVNHLKWTARKNNCKSVILHSFAHLSESKASVDFTKELFDLAEKRLQNADFTTAQTPFGYFLDLNIKAPGFSLARIWATL
- a CDS encoding DEAD/DEAH box helicase → MKFEEYSISNTIKTNLAKNGFRRPTDIQFKAIPPVLRGEDVLAIAQTGTGKTAAFAIPVIHNIQQAKLSQHVQGISCLVMVPTHELAKQINEVFVSISKNTGVKTTVIIGGVDQDPQIDRLKSGTDVLVATPGRLFDLVSQGHLKLHGVKTLILDEADHMLDLGFINDINDLIRFLPSKRQTLFFSATINKKIKKLAYSLVNKPIRIQISPKNPVAKTIEHQVAFIEMDDKRAFLERLVDENPNAKILAFVRTKVRAERVKKAMARVEIESDTIHSDKDQTERDQTMTRFKSGALKLLIATDVSARGIDIPNVDFVVNYDLPEVAENYVHRVGRTGRGNQKGKAVSFCSAEEREILDEIESFLGKDIHRLEIEKKDYKETLDFTKDTDYNWQKLMRENERELKEVKKKKKKKK
- a CDS encoding DUF1080 domain-containing protein encodes the protein MARSGYVFVCFLCAFITLCSSCNYSAKKGAEQNQQYTPNVPEGWQALFNGNTLENWEVTSFGTEGPVKVMEGSIVINYGDGCSGITWTDTFPKVNYEVQLEARKMVGNDFFCGLTFPVNENYCSLVVGGWGGPVVGLSTIDGNDASENETQVLKNFEKEVWYTIRLRVSETNISAWIDEGKLVEFYYAGHKLSIRPEVSLSKPFGICTWMTTAELRNIVMHKIEGK